The Miscanthus floridulus cultivar M001 chromosome 6, ASM1932011v1, whole genome shotgun sequence genomic interval tgacttggttacactgctttccctgtccatgtcggttaaggaccagtcattgcataagccattgaggcaagtcacagatttattatcccgagcacatacttgtgtatgggcgcttggaagacttgttgctcttttgtcgtgggttccagctctttttggaccgactattagggttttgttttggtggaggaggtccttgcaccgtaccgagtccgggactcagaggcgggggcttggagtcccagtttaaacggggacctaggaccccagaacaggagggtgatgggttggtccttcttgtgccttgggtacaagtggggcgtgtgtttttggggtacctagctggggacattgattcgcgaatcgccgtcgAGTCGGTACGGTTTGTTTCGtccctagcaccgtagtaagaactgaaagatgaaagatgaaatggaaaaatgaaatctgattgcttaccacctgcttgaaagtagcacaggtgcttacatagaatggttagttaatgaaccaatgcggctattaataaaaattgaatataaggacgcacgcttagtaatgcttcgtgcagatgcaataaacccacaagccagatagccttgtatatccttggagtcttttctttcctcctgtcgggtaagtcttgctaagtacaattgagtactcagggttttattccccctgttgtaggtgacaggtggatgctagagctgacccttgtgtgcgtattcctcctggtgggctcagagaggatttcctttacgttgtgatcatagtttttatttataactctcactaaatgtttttatgaaAGTAAAGTATTACAATCTGTTGTCATAATTTACATATCAATGAtttatcatgccatgaatagatgtttaatttcgctgtaactctattcacatgttaATATTCCGCggttaaattaaattattcatagctctgataacatgctcataatccACTACTATAATTAGTAAATATTATAcgctgatgttgtattaaaagtgatgtaagaaatgatcaagaatgatgtaagctttattctcttgtttgtgatcctgatgaaaaaatgtggattttagattctccctcagggtgtgctcgacggaaccaagtaatttggtgtcctcccttgagtgcttagtgtctaatggaagacgagcactcctgagaggcattagattagacggttctgccacaagcgTATTCATGAAACAAAGATCTTTAGATTAAGGATGATCGGATAATGTTAAATGATGATGACATAAATCAAAATAACCAATGTCCATGGATCATAGCATATTTTATGGTGACTGATTAATCGAGACAAAAACAAGTACAACACACCTAAATATAAAATTTAGAAGATCCTTCCTTAAGATTACTATATATACTACCAAATAGTCGATTGATGTAGTCTTTGATTATAGAATTGGTAACCAGCAAAGGAGCGATATAAGaaaacatcatcggctaaatagaacatgatcggtataaagcgtcgagccgataagtttgatgaaaagagtataatatgcgaacaaatcgactgtctaatataaatgtaTCTACAAACagtctgaatctaatctattatcattaacagtgaggtttgatcggatcgatgcaactataataatgataacaaactaaagccaaagaatctataaaaccatctatatgttgacagattcatgaaaacatgctatatgcgtgagagtataggcaatcggctaaatagccgatgcagtcataacAAACAAACATAGTACATATCATGATCATAAataaaaccactaatcgataatttctaatctaaagtcttaccagtgaggttcgaccagatcgatgcagctatggtagtgtcattagattagatctcattaactagtgagtttattcaagattaaaatatgtctttggatgcatactatggccctgttcgtttctcttataatccattttttcagcttatttttttagccgaaacagtatttttctctcacaccaaatcagcgagaacagtgtttcggcttgttttttcagcaaagcgaatggggccaatgtttgattggaatagagataaaacagccgatctagcgaaattaagccatcaattataagatttaaagcgtgactagatcaaaggacgaccaattaagatgatatgatactgatctatctctatctcaatcggatgatttgttataattaataaaatattaattataacaagatcgataacttgtgaatcaaccaaaaacagcaaggaaaatcttactaatcttagcctATTCGATAACcggtgatattatattaaacaacaagttatttaacgcaagatcgataactttgatctatattatgattcgtaagagatcaatcagctgatgcagtcTTACAAACAATGATATggattgataactaacttatattatagctcataaaaaatcaatcagctgatgcagctttacaagcataataagtcgtgacggtactcacaagcaagctagaggtcgatcagtcgatgcagccttgtttgctgaagaactcaccgagatctacagtactcctactcctaatgcgatggcgaaagtcggaaagattgtattgattgagtttTCGTGTCCTTGTACTGTAAttggggtctaatatttatacccaaaatcTAAATATGAAtcatactcaaatacgactcattacaatttttggaataaaagaaaacttctaaCTTaacaataacttggaccctaattttttcTTATTTATAGAGTCCGACTTATCTTCCTGACACCATTTAAGCATAGCCCATGGAcgccgtctgctgacgtcatctataaaatagtcgattccgATATCACATCCAACTCAGCCGATATCAATTCACatccaatcgattccttgatgacacaatcttgaaaGCTTCGAGTTTCCGCGTTCTttttaaattttggtgtaaacacaaacAAAATAATCTAGCTAATAAATGCAGATTTCAGATATCACAAATTTAGTTTTGATCTCATAGCTGACTCATCTATCAGTATCTCTTATCTCTTATACAACTAATCTCCACTATAGATTGTATCTCATCTTATCCTAGAGCGGCCCACGTCTCAAATaatcctgttcgcttgttggtttcagccagcccaaaccaaccagccaacaatgtttttctctcacaataaaccagcaccagccagcccaaaccagcccagaaaccaaccagcgaacaggccgaaggaCCGCACCAAATCACTAAGCTTGAATATTAAATTGCACTTGCACCTATGCACTTAGAAGACAAGAAGACTACACTTAGAAGACAAGAAAACTATTCAACTTTACGAAACTGATAAATTACCACACCAACCGTCCTAAAAGTGAAGCGATCCTCATAGCTCATAATTTGACCCCAGTCACTGCCAAATCTTTACTATTCATTTAACATTTACTCGGAGGAACGTCCTATATCCGTGTTAAAGCTGTGTACTCGACCATGGAAAAAGTTAGTATCGATTTGGCATGAGCTCGTATATATATCCGTGTTATTAAAGTTGTGTATGTACTCGATCAAGGAAACAGGTTTGTATCGATTTGGCATGAACGTCGTATATCCGTGTTAGAGCTTTGTACTCGACaacgaaaaaaaaactttgtatcGATTTGGGATGTTCTAATTGACTAGCGAATACTCCCTGaattccaaaaataatacaaTTTTCACTTCCTGAAAAATCAAATAATTTCAAGTTTTATCAAATTTATACGAAAAACTACTatcatttatgataccaaataaatatcattagattagttatgagATACATTTTCATAGTAAACCtatttttaaaaatataaatgttaatattattttctataaatttagtcaaactcaAAAAAGTTTGACACATCCTAAATCTAGAATGGTAttcttttgggacagagggaataCGTTGCAATTAGAGCGTCTCCGAGAGCCTTTCTAAAATCTACTCTCTGAATCACCACTTAGAGTCATTTGAGTAAAAACtcattttctatatctttgtattcTCCAATAACTTCTCTATATCTTGTGAGCAGTCTAGAGAATCATCATCGCTCTTCaatttggctagcgagaaatccggAATAGAGGATATCTATATATTtcttcaccaaaatctctattcttgTAAATTAGAAAATACATAAAGagtctcttagagatgctcttagacATACATATCTTGCATGGTTACTTGATGACTTGCGGCTTAGAAATTTACTTTTCGTGCCATTCTTTTCAATTCGTCTTGGAAATGGACATCATGCTGTGCCAAGATTTGTGCTTCTCTAGATCATACTGACATGAGAGGCTTGGTGATTTATCTAATGTGTTTTAATTCTCTTAGAATCGGGCTCATACCATGTTTGGACATGTTGCTGTAATTCATAGGTATTAAAGAGAGTGATGGACCACAAAAACTCTTAGTATTTATTTATATAGTATACGATACAACCAAACTCAATATGTCTTAGAATCAAACTCTGTGCTATCATAGGACGTCCTAGAGAAAATTCTTTCAATGCCATCTAAAATTATACACATCCTTTATATGCCATTAGAAATTATAGCTTTCCTTCAATACTATTCATTCATACCTTTTCATATCTTACTATATGCCACTTGAAATTATAGCTTCTTTTGATTGTTATTCATTTAGGATTTTTCATCCGTTATTATATGCCAACACTATCAATTTTATATTTTTTCCAACAAATAAATGTTGCGCAAACAAAAATCATGAACACCAATATATATACCTAATGAATGTTCTTGAGGGCATTGACACGAAAGGACTGAATGATCAAAAAGAAAATGCTTCCACATGTTTCTAATAAAGGTAAAAAAATGCATTTTCAATTTTCACTTAATTGTAATGTATTTGCAAATTGACATCAGTGGCACACGAGGCAaggaaaaaataaaactaattgcaaTGAAGAGAAGATGTAATTTTGGATGGCATATGGGGAATAGATATGGCTTTCGATGGCATGTAAGGAATTTTCTTCTATATGCTATGGGCTTTTAGGAGAACCTTGTCCGCGCTCTAGgtctaaatattttttttaagtaATATGCTATTTCTTTTTCTTAACTCAAACATTTTCATGGGaaccttttttttctttgttaAATATCTTTTTCTTCTGAGATAAACCAATTTTTTTGTCATTTCCTATGGGAGCCAAAAAAAATCAAAGTTCGAGTTTCACTTACAATTTGCGGACAAAATTACTTGCAACAGTGCATGCGAGCTGCGTTGCTATTGACATCCCACGTCTGGAACACCGAACACGCCACGTCTGGAACGCTCAACAGTGAACACACACAGCCCCCTTCCCCGTCACACGAGACACGACACAAAAGCGAGAAGCTCGAGCATTGTCCCCGAGGAGccaggggagaagaggagaaaaaACCCAACCCACCGTCCCACCCCAAGTGCCAAACCACAACCAGTTCCCTCCGTCCGTCCCTCCCCCCACCGCCGAGAGCCGCCGCCCAGGAGATCACGCGCTCATCGGTCATGGAGTCCGTCTAGCCTCCGCTCCGCTCGTCCGCGCCCACTCCAAGCAGCCGCAGCGGTGATCAGGTGAGGGGCCCTTCCTTGTTCCTTGCACTGCTACATCGGTGCGCGACTTCTCGAGACCGTCGCCCGCCGCTTGCAAACTCTCGCTTCCACGAATCAATCCGGTCGCTTGTCTTTGTTTCCCTTCTCGCACCGTCGCACGCGTTTCGGCTCTCATCTCTCGCCCCTGAGGCCCCGACCCCGCCGGTGCCGGAAGCTAGGGGGCCAGGGCGTTGCTTTGCTCCACCCTCAACGCGGCACTTCCTGGCGAACCCGCCGTTGGGTAGGCTGCGCGCGCCCCTCTTTTCCCTCTAGACCCTATTTAGGTCTGAAAGTTCCGAAATTTGCCGGGGAATACTTCCTATCGTCGTTTCCTGTATGTACTGAGAAAATTTGATGGTTTGCGATCACAAACACACAATTTGCCATATTCGAGTTTGGAATCTTGGAGTTCATGCGTCCAAAGCAGACATTTTTTGTTGAAACTTTCTTTTTAGTTGGATGAAGATGATTTCTtttttggttggttggttggttttggggggACGAGGGTTTTATTTGGCTGTTGAATGTTCTGCTTGTTTGGTCTTGGGGAGGAGGGGCATGCATGCTAGAGTTGGAGAGGAACCTACCTACCAAATGGGTTTGCCGGTTTGGTGAATCAGCCAGAGCCCAGAGGTGACTCAGGTGAAGCACCACTGGTTGAGAAATGGGAATTCAGCGGACACCTGAATGGTAGAACTAACCATCATTGTTGATTCAGCATTGTTAGGAAATGAGAATGCAGTCAGTCATGTCCTGAATTTTCTGTAATGGCTAAATCAATAGACAATAGGTGTTCTGTGACTAGACCAAATCAGCTAGTTATGCACTTATGCAGCCACGTGTTGTCCATGATCCTTTAGTCTGATATATTCCTCTCTGTCACTTGGTGAAGTGTGCAAATATAAGTTAGGAAGTCACTTGTGAATTTATAACACTGTTTAAATTTTTCCCATTTTGTTAATCAGGTACTGATGACATGATCATTAACTGTGCTTTCTTCACACAGGAACTCTACTGCTGCAGGTTGAGATGAACCGTCCATCGAATTTCATGCCTACTCCTGAACAGGATGTTCTGGATGTCAAGCCCTTGAGGACATTGGCTCCAATGTTCCCTGCACCCTTGGGTGTCAATACATTTAACCAGTcaaccacaccaccattgatatTCGTCACTCCTGCTGGACAATTTCAAGGGGGTTTTGGTGCTTGGAACAATTCTGCTGCCAAATCATTTTTCGCTTTCGGCAGCGAGGATGCTAGTGGAGGCAAGGCTCACAAATTTGGTGATCAGAATACTGGTAGTGGCAAGGCTGCCACTTTTGGTGATCAGGATGCTTTTGGtagccagaatgtcgccactGGTGTGCAGGATGCTGCTGGAGGCCAGACTGCAACCGATTGGACGTCAGATGTGAGTGCCAATCCTAATGGCCCAATTGACGCCACCCCCATTTCATCTTACAGGTCAACACAGCCTATTGTTATATcactggatgatgatgatgatgataatgacgacgatgatgagccTTATGCTGCTAACAAGACATCAGCATCTGGACGCAAGATCAAGAGGCCATCCCGTCTTAGCGGATACAATGTGAGCGATGGTTTGGTAAGTGACAGCTCCAACAGCACGAAGGTTAAGCGCCCCAAATCCTCTCACAAGAAAGCTGCTGCTGACAATGAGCATGCGTTGCTTCCTCCATCTGATGATCCTAGGGAAACTGTGGAGGCAGTTCTCATGACCTTTGAGGCATTGCGGCGTAGGCATCTCCAATTGGATGAGGCACAAGAGACTAACAAACGTGCAGATCTGAAGGCTAGTGCCATCATGATGGCCAGTAATATCAGGGCCAACTCTGGGAAGAGGATAGGGGTTGTTCCTGGAGTTGAAATAGGGGACATTTTCTACTTCAGGATGGAGCTATGTATTATCGGGCTGCATGCTCCTAGCATGGCCGGAATTGACTATATGACTGCCAagtttggtgatgaggatgattCTGTTGCAATATGTATTGTTGCTGCTGGTGGTTATGACAACAACGATGATGATACAGATGTACTGGTTTACAGCGGTTCAGGAGGTAATAGCAAGAACAGTGAGGAGAGGCATGACCAGAAGCTTGAGAGGGGTAACCTGGCTCTTGAAAGGAGCTTGTCCAGAAAAAATGTAATCCGTGTGGTTCGGGGCTATAAGGATCCAGGTTGCTTGACTGGCAAGGTTTATATCTATGATGGCCTCTATAGGATTCACGAGTCATGGAAGGAGAAAACGAAGAGTGGAATATTTTGTTTCAAGTACAAGCTGCTGCGAGAACCAGGACAACCTGATGGGGTTGCAATCTGGAAGATGTCCCAGAAATGGGTAGAGAATCCAATAACTAGAGGCAGTGTTTTACATCCTGATCTATCATCTGGTGCAGAAAATCTCCCAGTGTTTCTTGTTAATGACATTGACAGTGATAAAGGGCCACACCATTTCACCTATACCACTCAGATCGAACACTTGAATCCACTCAGTTCTGTGAAACCTTTAGAGGGTTGCAGATGCCTTAGTGTTTGTCTGCCTGGTGATGCCAACTGCTGTTGTGCACAGCGTAATGGAGGCAGCTTACCTTACAGTTCATTGGGATTGCTTGTATGCCGCAAGACTATGGTTTATGAATGCGGTGAATCCTGTCGGTGTTCTTTCAATTGCCGTAACAGAGTGACCCAGAAAGGAGTTAGGATCCACTTTGAGGTCTTTAAAACTGGTAATCGAGGCTGGGGTCTTCGTTCATGGGACGCTATACGGACTGGTTCATTTATATGCGAGTATGTTGGTGAGGTTATTGATGATGCTAAAATTAATTTGAATGATATTGAAGATGATTATATATTTCAGACATTGTGCCCTGGTGAGAGGACATTAAAATGGAATTACGGACCTGAATTGATTGGGGAGCAAAGCACAGATATTTCAGCTGATACCTTTGAGACTCTACCCATTAAGATAAGTGCTAAAAAAATGGGAAACATCTCACGTTTCATGAACCATAGTTGTGCTCCTAACGTCTTTTGGCAGCCAGTTCAGTTTGACCATGAAGATGATCATCGGCCACATATCATGTTCTTTGCTTTGAAGCATATTCCTCCGATGACAGAGTTGACTTATGACTATGGTGACATTGGAGCTGATTCTAGTGGTGTACGGTCTCCTAGAGCAAACAACTGCCTTTGTGGATCCTCAAATTGTCGGGGATTCTTTATCTGACTGTGGAAGATGCATATTCTATCTATCAACATTCAAATCTACCAGCTAGGTAAAAACTTCTATTGATCTTTTTTCGGTTCTGAGCATCAGCCATGCTTCTAGTTACCAATGAAGTTCCTGTTTCGTCTAAGGGGTTGAGTTTTCATAGGCAACCAGTTTTTGTTGGTACTGTTCCAGTCTAGCTTGTTTGCTGTTGATGTTTCTTACTGTGAaaccatcaacaacaacaacaacaaagcctttaagtcccaaacaagttgggataggctagGGTTGAAACCCCGCAGAagccatcaaggttcaggcacgtgaataactgttttccaagcattcctatctaaggctaagtctttgggtatattccatcatttcaagtctccttttattgcctctacccaagtcaacttcggtcttcctctacctctcttcacgttactatcctgttttaggattccactacgcaccggtgcctctgaaggtctccgttggacatgtccaaaccatctcaaccggtgttggacaagcttttcttcaattggtgctacccctaatctatcacgtatatcatcgttccgaactcgatcccttcttgtatgaccgcaaatccaacgcaacatacacatttccgcgacacttatctgttgaacatgtcgtcttttcgtaggccaacattctgcgccatacaacatagca includes:
- the LOC136460048 gene encoding histone-lysine N-methyltransferase, H3 lysine-9 specific SUVH1-like: MNRPSNFMPTPEQDVLDVKPLRTLAPMFPAPLGVNTFNQSTTPPLIFVTPAGQFQGGFGAWNNSAAKSFFAFGSEDASGGKAHKFGDQNTGSGKAATFGDQDAFGSQNVATGVQDAAGGQTATDWTSDVSANPNGPIDATPISSYRSTQPIVISLDDDDDDNDDDDEPYAANKTSASGRKIKRPSRLSGYNVSDGLVSDSSNSTKVKRPKSSHKKAAADNEHALLPPSDDPRETVEAVLMTFEALRRRHLQLDEAQETNKRADLKASAIMMASNIRANSGKRIGVVPGVEIGDIFYFRMELCIIGLHAPSMAGIDYMTAKFGDEDDSVAICIVAAGGYDNNDDDTDVLVYSGSGGNSKNSEERHDQKLERGNLALERSLSRKNVIRVVRGYKDPGCLTGKVYIYDGLYRIHESWKEKTKSGIFCFKYKLLREPGQPDGVAIWKMSQKWVENPITRGSVLHPDLSSGAENLPVFLVNDIDSDKGPHHFTYTTQIEHLNPLSSVKPLEGCRCLSVCLPGDANCCCAQRNGGSLPYSSLGLLVCRKTMVYECGESCRCSFNCRNRVTQKGVRIHFEVFKTGNRGWGLRSWDAIRTGSFICEYVGEVIDDAKINLNDIEDDYIFQTLCPGERTLKWNYGPELIGEQSTDISADTFETLPIKISAKKMGNISRFMNHSCAPNVFWQPVQFDHEDDHRPHIMFFALKHIPPMTELTYDYGDIGADSSGVRSPRANNCLCGSSNCRGFFI